Below is a genomic region from Actinomyces weissii.
CCCACAACGTCGCCAACGCCCTGGCCGCCGCCAGCCTGGCCCTGGCAGCCGGGGCCCCTGCCACGCTGGTGGCCCAGGCCCTGGGGCAGGCCCACCTGGAGAGCCCGCACCGGATGGACATCAGCACCCTGGCCCGTGACGTCCTGCTGATCGACGACGCCTACAACGCCAACATCGACTCCATGACCGCCTCCCTGGCCGCCCTGCCAGCCCTGGCCGGGGACCGCCGCCGCGTCGTCGTCATCTCAGAGATGCTGGAGCTGGGGGAGACCTCCGAGCAGGACCACGCCCGCACCGGTGAGCTGGCCGCGCAGGCCGGGGCCGCGCTGCTCATCACCATCGGCGCGGGCACCGCCCCGCTGCGAGCCGCCGCCCAGGCCGCCAGCCCCGGCCTCGCCACCGCCCACTTCCCGGACGCAGCCGCCGCCGTCGCGCAGGTGGAGGGCCTGCTGCGCGACGGGGACGCTGTACTGGTCAAAGGATCCAATGGCTCAGGCGCCTGGCGCCTGGCCGACCACCTCAAGGAGGTCCTGGCAGCATGAGGGCGATTCTTATCTCGGCTGCGGTCTCGCTGCTGCTCACCTTCATGGGCACCCCGGCACTGATCCGCTTCCTGCACCGCAAGCAGTACGGCCAGTTCATCCGGGAGGACGGCCCCCAGGGCCACTTCACCAAGCGTGGCACCCCCACCATGGGTGGCCTGGTCATCCTGGTGTCCACCGTGATCGGCTACGCCGCCGCCTGCCTGTCAGAGCTGCGCGCCCCCCGCGCCTCCGCCACGCTGCTGCTGTTCCTGGTGGTGGGGCTGGGGCTGATCGGCTTCATGGACGACTTCGCCAAGATCGCCAAGGAGCGCTCGCTCGGCCTCAAGCCCTGGCAGAAGATCTTCGGCCAGGCCCTGATCGGCATCATCTTCTCAGTGGGGGCGCTGGCCTTCGCCAACGAGAACGGCCTGACGCCGGGCTCCACCCGCCTGTCCTTCAGCCGGGACACCAACCTGGACCTGGCCTTCCTGGGCATCGGGCTGGGCGTGTTCCTGTTCATCCTGTGGGCGAACTTCCTGATCACCGCCTGGTCCAACGCCGTGAACCTCACCGACGGCCTGGACGGGCTGGCCGCCGGCTCCTCCGCCATGGTCTTCGCGGCCTACACGCTGATCGGGGTGTGGCAGACCAACCAGGCCTGCAGCTTCGTGCCCGCCGAGTCGGTGGCCACGCTCTGCTACCAGGTGCGTGACCCCCGGGACCTGGCCATGGTGGCAGCCGCGCTGATGGGCGCCTGCTTCGGCTTCCTGTGGTGGAACGCCTCACCGGCCCAGATCTTCATGGGGGACACCGGCTCCCTGGCCCTGGGCGGGGCCGTGGCCGGGCTGTCGATCCTGACCCGCACCGAGTTCCTGGCGGTGCTGATCGGCGGGCTCTTCGTCATGGAGGTCGTCTCTGACGTGATTCAGGTGGGATTCTTCAAGATGACCCGCCGCCGGGTGTTCCGCATGGCCCCGATCCACCACCACTTCGAGCTCCTGGGCTGGGCGGAGGTGACCGTGGTCATCCGCTTCTGGCTGATCGCCGGACTGTTCGTGGCCCTGGGACTGGGGGTCTTCTACGCGGAGTGGCTGCTGGCATGAGCGTCCTCGCAGG
It encodes:
- the mraY gene encoding phospho-N-acetylmuramoyl-pentapeptide-transferase produces the protein MRAILISAAVSLLLTFMGTPALIRFLHRKQYGQFIREDGPQGHFTKRGTPTMGGLVILVSTVIGYAAACLSELRAPRASATLLLFLVVGLGLIGFMDDFAKIAKERSLGLKPWQKIFGQALIGIIFSVGALAFANENGLTPGSTRLSFSRDTNLDLAFLGIGLGVFLFILWANFLITAWSNAVNLTDGLDGLAAGSSAMVFAAYTLIGVWQTNQACSFVPAESVATLCYQVRDPRDLAMVAAALMGACFGFLWWNASPAQIFMGDTGSLALGGAVAGLSILTRTEFLAVLIGGLFVMEVVSDVIQVGFFKMTRRRVFRMAPIHHHFELLGWAEVTVVIRFWLIAGLFVALGLGVFYAEWLLA